From the genome of Fusarium fujikuroi IMI 58289 draft genome, chromosome FFUJ_chr06:
CCTGATATATTCCACGGTACAACAACATGTTATCTCGATATCGTGTCTTCTTTTCACTCGCAATCTATTCTTCAACCATCGTCATGATGCTTTTTTGAAAGGTTACTCCGCTGGTATCAGCAGTAGCTACGGGTCATGTTGCCAGCGAAACCACCACTCCGGACAATATTCCTGCCGGCGCTTCCCTGGAGCATGACCCGTCTTTCCCATCTATCTCTGTTTAACCTGCCTTCTGCGTTGAGTTTGCTGGTACATTGGCCGAGCCCAATGAGCTGTTCCTGAAGCTCATCACGCAGTTGACCGATCCTAGATCACAGTCGGTAATCCGGCCTAGTGTAATTGCCATGGACAGCAAGTCGCAGTAGCATAGATAATTACCGCAATTGCCTGGAGGCCAATTGTCATACCATGCAGCATCCTGCTCTTCTATTGGTAAATCTGTGTAAAATGTAACCCTGTCCCAATGTCTCAACGAGTTCACCTCGAGGGCGAATcggggagcttcttgaccttctgaGACTCCACTCATGTTGGCTACAGAATTTGACTTGTCAGTAGGTTACGAATCAGGTCAGCAGCCCTGGTTTGTCTTGACCTCAAAACTCATATCAGGCATTTCGGGTCCCAGattttctcctcctctaTTTTCCCCTCTCATATTGTGAAATAACGTTTGGCGAGTCCTTGAATCGATTTCACAATCTCATAATGTCAGCCGTGGATAATCAGCCGCTCGTTGCTGACGAGAGTGAGAATGTAAGCAGCTGATCGCATTATTAATTACATTTTTTGACAATCTCAAGGTAATTGAAGACCACGACTCTGGACATGACGAGGTACGCGTAGTCTCAACCCCGGTGTTCTTCAACAGGGTACATACTGACAAACTGCCTTCTTAGGAAGTGGAATCATCGACACAAAGTATAAGCAGCTCCATTCTTCAGTATCGTCAGGAAAATGGGAGAACCTACCACGGTTACAAAGATGGCAGTGAGTCCCGCGATTAGTAGAGTTTACGGTCGCTGATTACACAGAATACAATGTCCCAaatgacgaggaagagaacgaGAGACTAGGTATATGCCTCACTGTATCTAATGGACATTTTACTGAAAAGAATAGATTTGCAACATGCTCTGTTCCTTCGAACATTTGATGATCGACTTGGTTTTGCCCCTTCGTGTAAGCCTGGAGCCAAAGTCCAGCATGTTCTGGATGTaggcactggcactggcatcTGGGTCATGGACTATGCAGACGACCATCCAGGTGCTGAGGTTGGTCCCTCAACCATTCCTTGCTGGCACCAATTAATGCTTGGTAGGTTATCGGAGTTGACCTGTCTCCCATTCAACCCAGCTTGTATGGATATCTACGCCTCTTCTCCTTAACCAGCTAACAATATCAGTGTCCCACCAAACGTTCGATTCATTATTGACGATATTGAAGAGGAGTGGCAATACTCTTCAAAGTTTGATTACATTCACAGTCGAATGATGAACTCTAGTGTCGCCGACTGGGAAAGCTACGCTACCAAGATCTTTGAGTGCGGCTCTTCTCATGTGCATTCCTTCAAGCTACCAGCTGACACGCACTAGGAACCTGGAACCCGGTGGCTACGTAGAGCTACAGGAGATCGATGTCTTTACAAAATCTGACGACAACACCTTGAAACCGCAGCACAATCTATGGCAGTGGGCTCAGCTCATTTACGATGCATCCGTCAAATTGGGGAGACCGTACTTCGACCCAGGCAACATAAAGGATGTTCTCACCAAGGTTGGCTTTGAAGATGTAACGGAAGCAAAGTTTAAATGGCCGACAAATCGATGGCCAAAAGATAAGAAGCATAAGGAATTAGGCGTATGGAACAACGAGAATGCGAATTTCTTTCTCGAAGCTGTGGCGATAGCTCCACTTACCCGGGCTTTGGGATGGTCGAGGGAGGAGGTCACTGTTTTCATCGCTCAAGCCAGGAAAGAACTCAACGACCCTCGAATTCATGCATACTGGCCAATGTGAGTCTCAAAGTAATCATGTCTGAGAGATAGTGAGCtaactattataagtatCTCGGTATACGGACGCAAGCCAGCGAAATAGTTGCAGATCATGATCTCACTCTATTCATACACACTTGCGCGGTCAATGCGTGTTGGGTTCTGATGCTATGATTTTATTGCAGCAATATGTATGGAATGTCCATTTATTCCTTTCTATTAACAGGCTATGATATCATTAAACTTTTACAACTTGGAAGTGCTCTCCT
Proteins encoded in this window:
- a CDS encoding related to methyltransferase, translating into MSAVDNQPLVADESENVIEDHDSGHDEEVESSTQSISSSILQYRQENGRTYHGYKDGKYNVPNDEEENERLDLQHALFLRTFDDRLGFAPSCKPGAKVQHVLDVGTGTGIWVMDYADDHPGAEVIGVDLSPIQPSFVPPNVRFIIDDIEEEWQYSSKFDYIHSRMMNSSVADWESYATKIFENLEPGGYVELQEIDVFTKSDDNTLKPQHNLWQWAQLIYDASVKLGRPYFDPGNIKDVLTKVGFEDVTEAKFKWPTNRWPKDKKHKELGVWNNENANFFLEAVAIAPLTRALGWSREEVTVFIAQARKELNDPRIHAYWPIISVYGRKPAK